In Ancylomarina subtilis, the sequence TCCGAGTCAATTCGATGAGGGCACTAAAGGTTTGGATTTGGCAGTTGATTCCAAGGATAGAATTCTTGTTTTGGATCCTTCCCGTAAGATGGTTCGAATTTTTGAACTTAAAGAATAAAACTGTAGTCAGAGATACATTAGATCGGAACCAGTTAAGTTATAATACAATGAATAGAAGACGTTTTTTACATCAAATTGGTAGAGGTACGATTTTAAGCGTATTAGCAATTTTTTCAGGAACGATGATTTATCGAAATCTAAACTCCGATGGAGAAAGCTGTGAATTCGATTTTGTATGTCGTAATTGTAAAAAAGTTAAGAGCTGTCGTTTACCTGATGGGATTGACTATAAGAATAAGAATTCGATACAATAACTTGTAGAAGAATGGATGATAAAGGAAAAAATAGAAGAGAGTTTATAAACACCTGTTTTCGTTTTGCGGCTGGTGCCACTTTAGTCGGCGTGACTGGTGTTTTAGCCCATAAAACAGTATCCGGGAATACGCTTTGGCAAATTGATACCACAAAGTGTACACAATGTGGACGTTGTGCAACTTCTTGTGTGATGAGCCCATCAGCAGTGAAATGTATTCATGTATACGATATGTGCGGCTACTGTGATTTGTGTGGCGGCTATTTGCGTCCGAATGTGAAGAATATTACTACGGGAGCTGAAAACCAACTTTGCCCAACCGGAGCGATTAAAAGAAAGTATGTTGAAGATCCATTTTTTGAATACGAAATAATTGAAGACTTGTGTATTGGTTGTGGTAAATGTGTAAAAGGCTGTGGTGCCTTCGGAAACGGATCGCTTCAATTGCAGGTGAGTCACGATTTGTGCGTGAATTGCAACCAATGCGCTATTGCACGCGATTGTCCTTCGGGAGCTTTTTCGCGCGTGCCAGCTGATGAGCCGTATAAGTTTTCAGGCTTCAAAAAAGAAAAGAAAGCTTAACCTAACTCAATACCTAAAATAGATTTCTAAATGTCAGAAATTTTAAAATACATATTTCGAACCTGGAATATTAAGAAGCTTGTCATGGTGCTGTCAATGTTTATTTTATTCATGACTTCAGGTTTTCCCCTTTTTGCACAACAGCAGCGATTCCCAAAACCAGAGTTTGAATCCGGTTATACGCAGCCTGTGACTTCAATGCCTGAAGCGCGCTCTGAATTTTTTGCAATTTTCGATGTTTTTGTACTCATATTTGCACTTTCGCTTATTTCCTGGTTGATATTAAAAAGAAGATCCAGAAAAGGTGTTTTGGCTGTATCCGTATTCTCAATTCTTTATTTCGGTTTTTTTCGTGAAGGCTGTATCTGTGCGGTGGGTTCTTTGCAGAATGTGACATTGGCACTCTTCCAACCGGAGTACAGTATTCCATTATCGGCCTTGGCATTTTTTGTCATCCCTTTGGTTTACACCTTATTTTTGGGTCGAACCTTTTGTGCCGGAGTTTGTCCTTTGGGAGCCATACAGGATGTTCTGTTATTGCGTCCGGTGACAATGAAAACCTGGTTGCAAAAAGTTTTGGGTTTAATTCCTTATATCTATTTAGGCCTGTCTGTTTTGTATGCTGCAACAGCTACCGATTTTATCATTTGCAGATACGATCCTTTTGTGGGAATTTACCGATTTGATGCCACCTTTTTCATGTTCTCTATCGGAGCTGTTTTTCTTCTTTTGAGTGCTTTTGTTGCTCGTCCTTATTGTCGATTCTTTTGCCCTTATGGTGTTCTTTTGAATTGGATGAGTCGTTTCTCTAAACATCATTTGACGATTACGCCTAATAAATGCATCCAATGTCGCCTGTGTGAAGATTCTTGTCCTTTGGGCGCTA encodes:
- a CDS encoding 4Fe-4S binding protein; this translates as MSEILKYIFRTWNIKKLVMVLSMFILFMTSGFPLFAQQQRFPKPEFESGYTQPVTSMPEARSEFFAIFDVFVLIFALSLISWLILKRRSRKGVLAVSVFSILYFGFFREGCICAVGSLQNVTLALFQPEYSIPLSALAFFVIPLVYTLFLGRTFCAGVCPLGAIQDVLLLRPVTMKTWLQKVLGLIPYIYLGLSVLYAATATDFIICRYDPFVGIYRFDATFFMFSIGAVFLLLSAFVARPYCRFFCPYGVLLNWMSRFSKHHLTITPNKCIQCRLCEDSCPLGAINKPVPVKVMEDRPSATKRFIRLSLIIPLLMLLGGWTLSNFHENLAKVNSKVRLANELMSFNPDVMLPSVEIEAFKSAGTPVEELYSQAAIIIEQFYVGAWILGAFLGLVFGLTLSSLSVFKYREDYTPDKGECVSCARCLKYCPVEK
- a CDS encoding ferredoxin, with translation MDDKGKNRREFINTCFRFAAGATLVGVTGVLAHKTVSGNTLWQIDTTKCTQCGRCATSCVMSPSAVKCIHVYDMCGYCDLCGGYLRPNVKNITTGAENQLCPTGAIKRKYVEDPFFEYEIIEDLCIGCGKCVKGCGAFGNGSLQLQVSHDLCVNCNQCAIARDCPSGAFSRVPADEPYKFSGFKKEKKA